One Xyrauchen texanus isolate HMW12.3.18 chromosome 34, RBS_HiC_50CHRs, whole genome shotgun sequence genomic window carries:
- the LOC127628076 gene encoding post-GPI attachment to proteins factor 2-like, with protein MQQVPYGSVDRDKPLIRVPFTRLAVITVCLPLLGLITCVVLSLLNHYNAATYTHCEVSNYLPSISASISLTPERYIWRFSVGLHSAPRFMVAAAYLSFYRGRFSKRLLEQRLSFLTFIFALIENVGLLLLTYVSSTETYSVHKSGFIIFIASSLFHMLCTCRLWSLIERHSLSAEDMMSYRHKRRLFIFNVFFCLLALYFYRRHNSYCEPGIYTFFAVCEYLVVLSNMAFHMTAYWDFGGKEVMVATPPEGKRF; from the exons ATGCAACAGGTCCCGTACGGATCTGTGGATCGAGATAAGCCTCTCATCCGTGTGCCTTTCACCCGGTTAGCGGTGATCACAGTGTGTCTGCCTCTGCTCGGCCTCATCACCTGCGTCGTGCTGTCACTCCTCAACCACTACAATGCTGCTACTTACACACACTGTGAG GTTTCTAACTACCTCCCGTCCATCAGCGCGTCCATCAGTCTGACTCCAGAGCGCTACATCTGGCGTTTCAGCGTCGGCCTGCACTCGGCCCCGCGATTCATGGTGGCAGCAGCATACCTGAGCTTTTACCGTGGACGCTTTTCCAAGCGGCTGTTGGAGCAGCGTCTGAGTTTCCTCACATTCATCTTTGCTCTCATCGAGAATGTGGGGCTGCTTCTGCTCACCTACGTCTCCTCCACTGAGACCTACA GTGTCCATAAGAGTGGTTTCATCATATTTATTGCGAGCTCTCTATTCCACATGCTGTGCACATGCAGGTTGTGGTCATTGATTGAGAGACATTCCCTTAGTGCAGAG GATATGATGTCATACCGTCACAAGCGCCGCCTTTTCATCTTCAACGTTTTCTTCTGTCTTTTGGCTCTCTACTTCTACAGACGCCACAACTCGTACTGTGAACCAGGAA TATATACATTCTTTGCTGTGTGTGAGTATCTCGTGGTGCTCTCCAACATGGCCTTCCACATGACAGCCTACTGGGACTTTGGAGGCAAGGAGGTGATGGTTGCAACACCTCCAGAGGGAAAACGCTTTTGA